From a region of the Microcoleus sp. bin38.metabat.b11b12b14.051 genome:
- the nusA gene encoding transcription termination factor NusA codes for MSMVPLPGLKEMVEGISKERNLPKHAVQAALREALLKGYERYRRTQKLDHFSEEYFDNFDVELDAEQEGFRVLANKTIVEEVTNPDHEISLSEVQEVATEAQPGSIVLVDVTPNQKEFGRMAAIQTKQVLAQKLRDQQRKMIQEEFKDLEETVLQARVLRFERQSVILAVTSSFGQPEVDAELPKREQLPNDNYRANATFKVYLKKVGEGSTRGPQLLVSRADAGLVVYLFANEVPEIEDGVVRIVAVAREANPPSRHVGPRTKIAVDTLDRDVDPVGACIGARGSRIQVVVNELRGEKIDVIRWSPDPATYIANALSPARVDEVRLVAPEGRRAHILVAEDQLSLAIGKEGQNVRLAARLTGWKIDIKDIAKYDRDAEDSKLAAEATRLEELGGDDGYADEAFGYDGDEEIAEDDPKEEAAADETEAPV; via the coding sequence ATGTCAATGGTTCCCCTGCCCGGACTAAAAGAAATGGTCGAAGGTATTAGCAAAGAGCGAAATTTACCCAAACACGCCGTCCAAGCAGCCTTGCGAGAAGCCCTGCTCAAAGGATACGAACGCTACCGTCGCACCCAAAAACTAGACCATTTCAGCGAAGAATACTTCGACAATTTTGATGTAGAACTCGACGCAGAACAAGAAGGTTTTCGCGTTTTGGCAAACAAAACTATTGTCGAAGAAGTCACAAACCCCGATCACGAAATATCGCTTTCGGAAGTGCAAGAAGTAGCCACGGAAGCTCAACCTGGGAGCATCGTGCTCGTAGATGTAACGCCAAATCAAAAAGAATTTGGTCGCATGGCTGCGATCCAAACAAAACAAGTCCTAGCTCAAAAACTGCGCGACCAACAGCGCAAAATGATTCAAGAAGAGTTCAAAGATTTAGAAGAAACTGTGCTTCAGGCAAGAGTGCTCAGGTTTGAAAGGCAGTCGGTGATTTTAGCAGTTACTAGCAGCTTCGGTCAGCCCGAAGTAGATGCCGAACTCCCCAAGCGCGAACAGTTGCCTAACGACAATTATCGTGCCAACGCTACATTCAAGGTTTATCTCAAAAAAGTAGGCGAAGGCTCTACTAGAGGGCCGCAGTTACTTGTTTCTAGAGCAGATGCAGGTTTGGTGGTGTACCTGTTTGCTAACGAAGTACCAGAAATAGAAGACGGGGTGGTGAGGATTGTCGCCGTAGCTAGGGAGGCAAATCCGCCCTCCCGCCACGTCGGCCCCCGGACTAAAATAGCAGTTGATACTCTCGATCGCGACGTAGACCCCGTAGGAGCCTGCATCGGAGCGCGGGGATCGCGGATTCAGGTAGTAGTTAACGAATTGCGCGGCGAAAAAATAGACGTGATCCGCTGGTCACCAGACCCTGCAACCTATATTGCTAACGCTCTGAGTCCTGCTAGAGTAGACGAAGTGCGTTTGGTGGCCCCAGAAGGCAGGCGCGCTCACATCCTAGTCGCGGAAGACCAACTGAGTCTTGCCATTGGTAAAGAAGGTCAGAACGTCCGCCTCGCAGCCCGCCTGACCGGTTGGAAAATCGATATCAAAGATATTGCTAAGTACGATCGCGACGCCGAAGACAGTAAACTGGCAGCAGAAGCAACCAGGCTCGAAGAACTAGGAGGCGATGACGGCTACGCAGACGAAGCATTCGGCTACGATGGCGACGAGGAAATCGCAGAAGACGATCCCAAAGAGGAGGCCGCCGCCGACGAAACCGAAGCCCCAGTCTAG
- the infB gene encoding translation initiation factor IF-2, translating to MNNGKVRIYELSRELNLDNKDILAVCERLNISVKSHSSTITESEAERIRKTAEKYVASHSSPGKPAPPERAAAPSRESGPHPNDQQKKQQILEIRSPKVRPAGASSGAAGSEENKNQPGATVATPPKSPATQQLQPPAKPNINRPVLSKPTVAGSGAAPETVSEKVSETVGAIAPAETTAEAQAPAAPSAPAAPSAPSEKAPERTQRPQPAPPGPSAKLTSPPVRPASESANRNPQTQGNKPVLKLARTEQEQSEQTETQEAPAKPSRPSRPAPGGTEARDAQRPRREGAGGPVKTALADRPQQGPRRSLAPATSAAGLRSRGGDTASTGDDADEDGDDTPLLDTLLLPKPTLPRPAKKTQVIWEEDDDENSDAAKAAKKVKQARSRLKPIDEDDDDLENGLDLPAPVTVSLSLARPAKAKTQAPPKSTPTPGAPGSSGKNKRPGPSHDKSSSSSSGGRGNRGKTAEAKVERPEKLLLSRPMTVQELAVTLAVPETEIIKRLFSKGIAVNITETLDIPAVRMVAEEMGVEVETPEKVAPAIKVIEMLDEADMEYLQRRPPVVTIMGHVDHGKTTLLDSIRKTKVAQGEAGGITQHIGAYHVDVVHEGKSQQVVFLDTPGHEAFTAMRARGTRVTDIAILVVAADDGVRPQTIEAISHAKAAKVPIVVAINKVDKEGAQPERVKQELTEYGLVADDWGGDITMVPVSAIRGENLDTLLEMILTVAEMEDLNANPNRPAKGTVIEAHLDKARGPVATLLVQNGTLRVGDIVVAGSALGKVRAMIDDRGDRVEQATPSFAVEVLGLREVPRAGDEFDVFANEKEAAAIADGRATSQRDSRLLQGGRISLSGFSQQAKEGVLKELNLILKADVQGSLEAIVGALTQLPQKEVQLRLLLSAPGEITETDIDLAAASNAVIIGFNTTLASGARQAADQAGVDVREYSIIYNLLDDIQGAMEGLLEPELVEEPLGQVEVRAVFAIGRGAVAGCMVLSGKVIRNCKVRVRRGNNVVYEGVLDSLKRMKEDAKEVNTGFECGISLSGFSDWADGDIIEAYRMVTKRRTLSQ from the coding sequence ATGAACAACGGCAAAGTAAGAATTTACGAATTATCACGGGAACTAAATTTGGATAATAAAGACATCTTGGCAGTTTGCGAGCGGCTCAATATTTCAGTCAAGAGCCACAGCAGCACAATTACAGAATCAGAAGCAGAACGCATTCGCAAAACAGCGGAAAAATACGTAGCCAGCCACTCTTCCCCCGGCAAGCCAGCTCCCCCTGAAAGAGCAGCAGCGCCATCGAGAGAATCTGGCCCTCACCCTAACGACCAACAAAAAAAGCAGCAAATTTTAGAAATACGCAGTCCAAAAGTACGGCCGGCTGGTGCCTCCTCTGGGGCAGCGGGCAGCGAGGAAAACAAAAACCAGCCAGGGGCAACCGTGGCAACTCCTCCCAAATCGCCCGCAACTCAACAACTCCAGCCTCCAGCTAAACCGAATATCAATCGACCTGTACTGTCAAAGCCAACTGTCGCTGGCTCTGGGGCAGCCCCAGAAACAGTGTCGGAAAAAGTCTCGGAAACTGTAGGTGCGATCGCCCCAGCGGAAACAACCGCCGAGGCTCAAGCACCTGCGGCACCCTCGGCACCTGCGGCACCCTCGGCACCCTCGGAAAAGGCTCCGGAACGCACCCAACGCCCGCAGCCAGCACCTCCGGGCCCGTCGGCAAAACTCACGTCGCCTCCAGTTAGACCAGCATCCGAGTCGGCTAACCGCAACCCACAAACTCAGGGAAACAAACCGGTACTGAAACTAGCCAGAACCGAGCAAGAGCAATCAGAACAAACAGAAACTCAGGAAGCGCCGGCCAAACCGAGCCGCCCCAGCAGACCCGCACCGGGAGGTACGGAAGCTCGCGACGCGCAAAGACCGCGCCGGGAAGGCGCTGGCGGCCCAGTAAAAACAGCACTTGCCGATCGACCCCAGCAGGGCCCGCGCCGGAGCCTTGCTCCCGCAACATCAGCCGCCGGGCTGCGTAGTCGGGGTGGCGACACCGCATCCACCGGAGACGACGCAGACGAGGACGGAGACGATACGCCTTTGCTGGATACTCTTCTGCTTCCTAAGCCGACACTACCTCGTCCAGCCAAAAAGACCCAGGTCATTTGGGAAGAAGATGATGACGAAAACTCAGATGCTGCTAAAGCTGCCAAAAAGGTCAAGCAGGCACGTTCTCGCCTCAAACCAATTGACGAGGATGACGATGACTTAGAAAACGGCTTGGATCTGCCAGCACCAGTGACGGTAAGCCTATCTCTAGCTCGCCCTGCGAAAGCGAAGACACAAGCACCACCAAAGTCAACACCAACTCCGGGCGCACCTGGAAGCAGTGGCAAAAATAAGAGACCGGGCCCTTCTCACGATAAAAGTTCTTCTAGTTCTTCAGGCGGACGTGGCAACCGGGGCAAAACAGCGGAAGCTAAGGTAGAACGTCCTGAAAAGCTGCTGCTGAGCAGACCGATGACAGTTCAAGAATTAGCAGTTACTTTGGCGGTTCCCGAAACCGAAATTATTAAACGGTTGTTCTCTAAAGGTATTGCGGTCAACATTACCGAAACCCTGGACATTCCAGCGGTGAGAATGGTAGCCGAAGAAATGGGCGTAGAGGTAGAAACCCCAGAAAAAGTAGCTCCAGCGATCAAAGTGATCGAGATGCTGGACGAAGCAGATATGGAATACCTCCAGCGCCGTCCGCCAGTGGTAACGATTATGGGCCACGTGGATCACGGCAAAACTACTTTGCTCGACTCGATCCGCAAAACCAAGGTCGCTCAAGGAGAAGCTGGGGGGATTACCCAGCATATCGGCGCTTACCACGTGGATGTGGTACACGAAGGCAAGAGCCAGCAGGTGGTATTTTTGGATACGCCTGGTCACGAAGCCTTCACAGCAATGCGGGCTCGGGGAACGCGGGTTACGGACATCGCCATCTTGGTGGTGGCGGCGGACGACGGCGTGCGACCTCAGACAATTGAAGCTATCAGTCACGCGAAAGCGGCGAAAGTGCCAATTGTCGTGGCTATTAATAAAGTTGACAAGGAGGGTGCTCAGCCGGAACGGGTGAAGCAAGAACTCACTGAGTACGGCTTGGTTGCAGATGACTGGGGCGGCGATATCACGATGGTTCCCGTCAGCGCTATCAGAGGCGAAAACCTGGATACGCTGTTGGAAATGATTCTGACAGTCGCGGAAATGGAAGACCTCAACGCTAACCCGAACCGACCTGCTAAGGGTACTGTGATTGAAGCTCACCTCGACAAGGCAAGAGGCCCTGTAGCAACTCTGTTGGTGCAAAACGGTACTCTGCGAGTGGGCGATATTGTGGTCGCAGGCTCGGCTCTGGGTAAGGTGCGGGCAATGATCGACGATCGCGGCGATCGCGTAGAGCAAGCAACTCCATCCTTCGCGGTGGAAGTGCTCGGCTTGCGGGAAGTTCCTCGCGCCGGAGATGAGTTTGATGTCTTCGCAAACGAAAAAGAAGCAGCGGCGATCGCCGATGGAAGAGCTACATCTCAACGAGATTCCCGTCTGCTGCAAGGCGGTCGGATCAGCCTCAGTGGCTTCTCTCAACAAGCTAAGGAAGGCGTTCTTAAGGAACTCAACTTGATCTTGAAGGCAGATGTCCAAGGCTCCCTCGAAGCAATTGTCGGCGCTCTAACTCAACTTCCTCAAAAAGAAGTTCAACTCCGACTGCTGCTATCTGCTCCAGGGGAAATCACAGAAACGGATATTGACCTGGCTGCAGCAAGTAATGCTGTGATTATCGGGTTCAATACTACTCTCGCCAGCGGCGCTCGCCAAGCGGCCGACCAAGCGGGCGTAGACGTGCGGGAATACAGCATTATCTACAATCTCTTGGATGATATTCAAGGGGCGATGGAAGGTCTGCTGGAACCCGAACTGGTGGAAGAACCTCTGGGTCAGGTGGAAGTGCGTGCTGTCTTCGCGATCGGTCGTGGGGCTGTCGCTGGATGTATGGTACTCTCTGGCAAAGTCATCCGTAACTGTAAGGTGCGGGTGCGCCGGGGTAACAATGTAGTTTACGAAGGTGTCCTCGACTCCCTCAAACGGATGAAGGAAGATGCCAAGGAAGTCAATACTGGCTTTGAATGCGGTATTTCCTTGAGCGGGTTTAGCGACTGGGCGGATGGCGATATTATTGAAGCCTACCGTATGGTTACTAAGCGTCGCACGTTATCTCAATAG
- a CDS encoding YlxR family protein, with translation MKPNYRCCASCRKIAPKEAFWRVVRVYPSHQVQLDRGLGRSVYLCRESQCLKAAQKKNRLGRSLKAPVSDELYQTLWQRLATSDCTSDSGSIGHQTDKSSVSTV, from the coding sequence ATGAAACCGAACTACCGGTGCTGTGCAAGTTGTCGAAAAATAGCTCCTAAGGAAGCTTTTTGGCGAGTAGTCAGGGTCTATCCTTCTCATCAGGTACAATTAGATCGTGGTCTCGGTCGTTCCGTTTACCTCTGTCGGGAGAGTCAATGCCTCAAAGCAGCTCAGAAAAAAAATCGACTTGGGCGATCGCTCAAAGCACCTGTGTCTGACGAACTCTACCAAACACTTTGGCAGCGTTTAGCCACATCTGACTGTACATCTGACTCGGGATCGATCGGACACCAAACCGACAAGAGTTCGGTCTCAACTGTATAA